In a single window of the Bacteroidota bacterium genome:
- a CDS encoding DNA/RNA non-specific endonuclease — protein MKKLLLIGFVLLGWVTAFAQDPELVRLQAERERLQKEIVAIEGKIEGRKLANVQTDLQAKGLPALKAGEEVVMHSCMALVYDESHEQAKWVAHIVTPDIIEGKITRSNDFRVDPAVKTGTTDEIDFFAKTAKPDGTFFYDGFGYDRGHLAPSADFRWSLTALSESYFYSNMSPQLPEFNRELWSDLEAKVRGYIFQNPTSKLFVVTGPIIDAKPAVIERSPKKVAIPKAFFKVMADLEKGRAIGFIVPHQNSETPLYTFALSIDEVEQQTGLDFFASLPDDLEGTLEAQKNLKDWLPEQSLVNVEPIFPPSLPKNHFNTVQAKLYMDKNQEVVICGKVVGARRSKAGNILFNLDKQFPDQIFTVFIKEEDIPNFSLDPEAVWLGKTVAVKGKVINLGGTAAMYITNEKQMEAFEVKSGK, from the coding sequence ATGAAAAAGTTGTTGTTGATTGGTTTTGTGCTGTTGGGATGGGTAACTGCCTTTGCGCAAGATCCAGAACTCGTGCGTCTGCAGGCGGAACGCGAGCGCCTCCAAAAGGAAATCGTGGCCATCGAAGGGAAAATCGAGGGTCGCAAACTCGCCAACGTCCAGACCGATCTCCAAGCAAAGGGCTTGCCTGCGCTCAAGGCAGGTGAAGAAGTGGTGATGCACAGCTGCATGGCATTGGTCTATGACGAATCCCACGAACAAGCAAAATGGGTGGCGCATATCGTAACGCCGGACATTATTGAAGGTAAAATCACCCGTAGCAATGACTTCAGGGTGGATCCCGCAGTCAAAACGGGCACAACCGACGAAATTGACTTCTTTGCCAAGACTGCCAAACCTGACGGCACCTTTTTCTACGATGGATTTGGTTACGATCGCGGCCACTTGGCTCCTTCGGCGGACTTTCGGTGGTCATTGACCGCGCTCTCCGAATCCTATTTCTATTCCAACATGTCGCCGCAGCTGCCGGAATTCAACCGCGAACTCTGGTCGGACCTTGAGGCAAAGGTGCGGGGCTATATTTTCCAGAATCCGACGTCGAAGTTGTTTGTGGTGACCGGGCCGATTATCGATGCAAAACCAGCAGTGATTGAGCGTAGCCCGAAAAAGGTCGCGATTCCGAAGGCCTTCTTCAAAGTCATGGCCGACCTTGAAAAGGGCCGCGCGATTGGCTTCATTGTTCCGCACCAGAATTCGGAGACACCTTTATATACGTTTGCATTGTCGATCGACGAGGTGGAGCAACAAACCGGTCTGGATTTCTTTGCCAGTTTGCCGGATGACCTCGAAGGAACACTTGAGGCGCAAAAAAATCTGAAGGATTGGTTGCCGGAACAATCGTTGGTGAATGTCGAGCCGATCTTCCCTCCCAGCCTGCCCAAAAACCACTTCAACACCGTGCAGGCAAAGCTTTACATGGACAAAAACCAAGAGGTGGTGATTTGTGGCAAAGTCGTCGGAGCGCGCCGGAGCAAGGCCGGGAACATTCTTTTTAACCTCGACAAGCAGTTTCCCGATCAAATTTTCACTGTTTTCATCAAGGAAGAGGACATCCCGAATTTCAGCCTCGATCCCGAAGCCGTGTGGCTTGGAAAAACCGTGGCTGTCAAAGGGAAAGTGATCAACCTCGGAGGTACAGCAGCGATGTACATCACGAATGAAAAGCAAATGGAAGCTTTTGAAGTGAAAAGTGGAAAGTGA
- a CDS encoding tetratricopeptide repeat protein, with translation MNHQRIAQLKALMATDKSDPFLPYAVAQEYMAAENWTEAAAQFAEVTSNFPEYLPSYYHHGLALVKLGNIAAALEVLSIGFQLAKKQKDGKTAAEIEALIEDLE, from the coding sequence ATGAATCACCAAAGAATCGCTCAACTCAAGGCTTTGATGGCCACTGACAAGTCTGATCCGTTCTTGCCCTATGCTGTGGCTCAGGAGTATATGGCTGCCGAAAATTGGACGGAAGCTGCTGCTCAATTTGCAGAGGTCACCTCGAATTTTCCAGAATATCTGCCCTCCTATTACCACCATGGCCTTGCCTTGGTCAAGCTGGGAAATATCGCGGCTGCATTGGAGGTCCTTTCTATCGGATTCCAACTGGCCAAAAAGCAAAAAGATGGAAAAACCGCCGCCGAAATCGAAGCCTTGATCGAGGATTTGGAGTAG
- a CDS encoding electron transfer flavoprotein subunit beta/FixA family protein — protein sequence MKSLVCISHVPDTTTKIQYTADGKSLDKNGVTFIINPYDEFGLVRAIEFKEQSGQGNVTVLCVGGADVEPTLRKALAIGADDAVRIDAEPLDGMYVAEQIAAFAKGKGYDFIFFGKESIDSNGSEVPGMVAEYLDLPFVSQGIHLTVEGGKAKLQRELDGGYESIESSIPVVVSCQKGIAEWRIPNMRGIMMAKTKKLEVVAAAPGEAAVSTVKLELPPSKGGCVYIDAENAGSLVEMLVDKGLI from the coding sequence ATGAAGTCTCTCGTCTGTATCAGTCACGTGCCCGACACAACGACAAAGATACAATATACAGCCGATGGTAAGTCACTCGACAAGAACGGCGTGACTTTCATCATCAACCCGTACGATGAATTCGGTTTGGTTCGCGCCATCGAGTTCAAAGAGCAATCCGGTCAAGGAAACGTAACCGTCCTTTGTGTCGGTGGCGCCGATGTGGAACCGACGCTGCGCAAAGCGCTTGCAATTGGTGCCGATGACGCCGTGCGCATTGATGCTGAACCGCTTGACGGCATGTACGTTGCCGAGCAGATCGCTGCTTTTGCCAAAGGCAAGGGATATGATTTCATTTTCTTTGGCAAGGAAAGCATTGACAGCAATGGCTCCGAAGTGCCAGGAATGGTGGCCGAGTATCTCGACCTTCCTTTCGTTTCGCAAGGCATTCACCTGACCGTCGAAGGCGGAAAGGCAAAATTGCAGCGCGAATTGGATGGTGGCTACGAAAGCATCGAATCCAGCATTCCAGTGGTGGTTTCCTGCCAAAAAGGTATCGCTGAATGGCGGATTCCAAACATGCGCGGCATCATGATGGCCAAAACCAAAAAGCTTGAAGTTGTCGCTGCTGCTCCAGGTGAAGCAGCCGTCTCCACCGTCAAGCTCGAACTTCCACCCTCAAAAGGTGGTTGTGTCTACATCGACGCAGAAAATGCAGGTTCACTCGTTGAAATGTTGGTTGACAAAGGATTGATCTAA
- a CDS encoding electron transfer flavoprotein subunit alpha/FixB family protein, translating into MAVLLFAENGNGKFKKAVFEAAGYASELAGKFGVELHAVSIGPVSNDELAKLGAYGVSKVHNITDGGLSTFSDQGYTRAIAEVAKAIAAKSVVFAQTYNGKSIAPRVAARLGSSMVSGAATNPTLDGGSLVITRGCNSGKGMETVRTNRATSVITVKMNSYGLKENAKSASIEGFAFQSQPSDFGAKSIEIVKTASKISITEADTVLSGGRGFKGPENWHLLEKLADMLGAGTACSKPVADMDWRPHHEHVGQTGIQIAPNLYIAIGISGAIQHLAGVNSSKNIVVINKDPEAPFFKIADYGIIGDLFEVLPKITAAVEKVKAAHA; encoded by the coding sequence ATGGCAGTACTACTCTTCGCAGAAAACGGGAACGGTAAGTTCAAAAAGGCTGTCTTTGAGGCAGCAGGATACGCCAGCGAGCTCGCCGGCAAATTTGGTGTGGAACTTCATGCGGTGTCCATTGGCCCGGTCAGCAATGACGAGTTGGCCAAATTGGGTGCCTATGGTGTTTCCAAGGTGCACAACATTACGGATGGCGGTTTGAGCACATTCAGCGATCAGGGTTATACCCGCGCGATCGCCGAAGTTGCCAAAGCGATTGCTGCAAAATCAGTCGTTTTTGCACAGACCTACAATGGTAAATCCATTGCACCTCGCGTTGCAGCCCGCCTTGGATCCTCTATGGTTTCCGGCGCAGCTACCAATCCGACACTCGACGGCGGCAGCTTGGTCATTACACGCGGGTGCAATTCCGGAAAAGGAATGGAGACCGTGCGCACCAACCGTGCTACGTCCGTGATTACTGTCAAAATGAACAGCTACGGCCTCAAAGAAAATGCAAAATCAGCCTCCATTGAGGGATTTGCATTCCAGTCGCAGCCTTCGGACTTTGGCGCAAAATCCATTGAAATCGTAAAAACCGCCAGCAAAATCTCCATCACGGAGGCCGATACCGTCCTTTCCGGCGGTCGTGGCTTCAAAGGCCCTGAAAACTGGCATTTGCTGGAGAAATTGGCTGATATGCTGGGTGCAGGTACCGCCTGTTCCAAGCCGGTGGCAGACATGGATTGGAGGCCTCACCACGAGCACGTGGGTCAAACCGGTATTCAGATTGCACCGAATCTCTACATTGCAATCGGCATTTCCGGTGCAATCCAGCACTTGGCAGGGGTCAACTCTTCCAAAAATATCGTCGTGATCAACAAAGATCCGGAGGCACCGTTTTTCAAAATTGCTGACTACGGAATTATTGGCGACCTTTTCGAAGTATTGCCCAAGATTACTGCGGCAGTAGAAAAAGTGAAAGCGGCACACGCTTAA
- a CDS encoding bifunctional nuclease family protein, with protein sequence MEKIKLDILGLSSSQSDVGHFALVLGEVKGNRRLPIIIDGYQARAIALEMESIKPNRPMTHDLFVTLARTFNIGLVEVLITDLKEGIFYAKLVFEQDGEHYEIDSRTSDAVAIGVRFKVPIFTYESVLSVAGIVVSESDLEEENDDYFTEEEEGEEEGEEIPADETIEDKIVRMKREMDGAIGDEDYEKAARLRDEIARLEGENN encoded by the coding sequence TTGGAAAAGATCAAACTAGATATTCTAGGATTGAGCTCAAGCCAATCGGACGTGGGCCATTTTGCCTTGGTCCTGGGTGAGGTCAAAGGGAACAGAAGGTTGCCGATCATCATTGACGGCTATCAGGCAAGAGCTATCGCGCTGGAAATGGAAAGCATCAAGCCCAACCGGCCGATGACCCATGACCTGTTCGTAACATTGGCCCGCACTTTCAACATTGGTTTGGTGGAAGTGCTCATTACCGACTTGAAGGAAGGAATCTTCTATGCCAAGCTTGTGTTTGAGCAAGATGGCGAGCATTATGAAATCGATTCCCGTACGAGCGACGCCGTCGCGATTGGGGTCAGGTTCAAGGTTCCCATCTTTACCTACGAATCGGTTCTCTCCGTTGCGGGTATTGTCGTCAGCGAAAGCGATCTTGAAGAAGAGAATGACGATTACTTCACAGAAGAGGAGGAAGGTGAGGAAGAAGGCGAGGAAATCCCAGCCGATGAGACCATCGAGGACAAAATCGTGCGGATGAAGCGTGAGATGGACGGCGCAATTGGCGACGAAGACTACGAAAAAGCTGCCCGATTGCGCGACGAAATCGCCAGACTCGAAGGCGAGAACAACTAA
- a CDS encoding winged helix-turn-helix transcriptional regulator has product MSKTKTEGFSPATLELATILKAMGHPARIAILQFILERQACICGSIVDALPLSQATVSQHLAELKLAGLIKGTIDGPRVCYCIDTENWEKAKVMVENFFKASNCCSSC; this is encoded by the coding sequence ATGTCCAAAACGAAGACAGAAGGATTTTCACCGGCGACCTTGGAACTCGCCACTATTTTGAAAGCGATGGGCCACCCCGCGCGCATTGCCATTCTCCAATTCATTTTGGAGCGGCAAGCCTGCATTTGTGGTTCGATCGTGGATGCATTGCCGCTTTCGCAGGCAACTGTCAGTCAGCATCTTGCGGAATTGAAACTCGCCGGACTCATCAAGGGTACCATTGACGGTCCGAGGGTTTGTTATTGCATTGATACAGAAAACTGGGAAAAGGCCAAGGTCATGGTGGAGAACTTCTTCAAAGCTTCGAATTGCTGTAGCAGTTGTTAG
- the arsM gene encoding arsenite methyltransferase: MENSEKTKTMVREKYAEIALQSAGENAVSCCGVNSCNTLDYSIFSEDYTNLTGYLEAADLKLGCGIPVEHAQISKGDTVVDLGSGAGNDAFVARALVGELGEVIGIDMTPAMIDKAKALAEQLKMDNVRFRLGDIEAIPLNANVANVVVSNCVLNLVPDKQKAFSEVFRILKPGGHFCISDVVLKGELPEEIREAAEMYAGCVSGALQKKEYMGIIHDLDFQSVSIKAEKEIQIPDEVLLKYLDANQLAAYRKSGAGIFSITVFAEKAKSCCAPGAGCC, encoded by the coding sequence ATGGAAAATTCAGAAAAAACCAAAACGATGGTGCGTGAAAAATACGCCGAAATCGCCTTGCAGTCCGCTGGGGAGAATGCAGTTTCCTGTTGCGGCGTTAACAGTTGCAATACCCTCGATTACAGTATTTTCAGCGAGGACTACACCAACCTCACCGGCTATCTTGAAGCTGCGGATTTGAAGTTGGGATGCGGCATTCCGGTCGAGCATGCGCAGATTTCCAAAGGCGATACCGTGGTGGATCTTGGATCGGGTGCCGGCAACGATGCCTTCGTTGCGCGCGCGCTCGTCGGCGAATTGGGCGAAGTCATCGGCATCGACATGACGCCTGCCATGATTGACAAGGCGAAGGCACTTGCCGAGCAGCTCAAGATGGACAACGTCCGTTTTCGGTTGGGTGACATCGAGGCCATTCCCTTGAATGCCAATGTTGCCAACGTGGTGGTGAGCAATTGTGTGCTCAACCTTGTCCCAGACAAGCAAAAGGCATTCTCCGAAGTCTTCCGCATCTTGAAGCCCGGAGGCCATTTCTGCATCTCAGACGTGGTACTCAAAGGCGAGTTACCTGAAGAAATCCGTGAGGCTGCTGAAATGTATGCAGGCTGTGTCAGTGGAGCGCTTCAGAAAAAGGAATACATGGGCATCATCCATGATCTTGATTTCCAATCGGTGTCGATCAAGGCTGAAAAGGAAATTCAGATTCCTGACGAAGTGTTGCTCAAATACTTGGATGCCAATCAATTGGCTGCCTACCGCAAAAGCGGCGCAGGAATCTTCAGCATCACCGTTTTCGCAGAAAAAGCCAAATCCTGCTGCGCGCCAGGCGCAGGCTGCTGCTAA
- a CDS encoding gliding motility-associated C-terminal domain-containing protein: MREMQVTLAANSDLTLTVGPLNLGPYSDDEYTFKVYGRDDLDLDLTGYTGGACLRQSFVTVPNTSVDFNYNFFNYTYLTPTVPQYLDINLDAWEDDIATDFVPVSGLTVCGDSNTFNRCTFNPLFCCVNIPFVGCVNEGDDERCNPSVFYDNLNYRSGPPCQWYDHGFLNGACGSANWYKPHIQTFWRYTRGTACANSISLGNVAPGFTALTHFNSNECYTNNFASSPGNDVFYAINVTQPTGLTISLCGGATWDSYLYLLNSACTTVTSDDNGCGINASVINYGICQPGIYYIVVDGATALAQGTFTLTVSENPTLVPTANAGPDRTICSGQSTAIGDLIPVSGGLGPYSYSWTPTTNLSNPLIANPIASPTATTTYTLQVTDSRGCVDTDAMTVTVSSGPTPSLGVNQTVCPSSPVTLNAGAGYAQYFWSTGQSAVQTINVTNPGSYSVTVFDVAGCIGRDTVVINNFVPSVVNLGPDRSICSGSSTALNSPAGMTSYTWSTGTTGVNTIIVSAAGTYSVIVVDPNGCTVRDTVVIGVDPLPVVNLGANFDICTATQTTLNAGTGFVNYAWSNGATSSTVNVGAGTYSVTVTDINGCQNSDAITIGTFTPPAVNLGANYDFCQGTTTTLTGPNGLSSYQWNTGATTQSISPTFPGVYSLTVTDGNGCEGIDTINLGWYFAPLVNLGPDINVCTGGPGVTVSATAGFANYLWSTGATTQSINVTAGGTYSVIASDANGCQAFDTILATLVPAVSISLANLDLCPGEPALLDAGAGFVSYLWSNGSISQFIQPTTAGTYSVSVTDANGCDGTASATLNFFAAPTVSAGPAIQDFCLGDTLLLTASGAFPSYTWSNGSLGAMLNVTAAGDYSVTVSDANGCEASDTVTVNAFPVPTVFLGADTALCDGGSLTLDAGAGFGSYLWSNAAITQTITTSATGNFGVTVTDGNGCEGADEIAISISAPVVVNLGADTIPLCQNGELLLDAGPGLQTYLWSNGQSIDQYLVVTDSGQYSVTVTNAAGCTGNDGIVVTLVPLPPFEVESVIVCPGETATLDAGSGFTSYAWSTGANTQTINVSNPGNYTVSVTFANCELVDEVDLSDECNSTIDIPNVFSPNGDGINDIFQLRGQNIESVDFWITDRWGKMMFVGNSLTATWDGKLNGNDVPDGVYFIGLHYKYVDEINFHDDGMSLTVLR, translated from the coding sequence ATGCGTGAAATGCAGGTCACACTTGCAGCAAATTCTGACTTGACCCTCACCGTCGGCCCGCTCAATCTTGGTCCTTACAGCGACGATGAATACACCTTCAAAGTTTACGGACGCGACGATTTGGATCTCGATCTTACCGGCTACACGGGAGGTGCTTGTTTGCGTCAAAGCTTTGTTACAGTGCCGAATACATCGGTCGACTTTAACTATAACTTTTTCAACTATACCTATTTGACGCCGACGGTTCCACAATACTTGGACATCAACCTCGATGCCTGGGAAGACGATATCGCGACCGACTTTGTGCCTGTTTCCGGCCTGACGGTCTGCGGGGATTCGAATACCTTCAACCGCTGTACATTCAACCCGCTTTTTTGCTGCGTCAACATTCCGTTTGTTGGCTGCGTGAATGAAGGCGACGATGAACGCTGCAATCCATCGGTGTTTTATGACAATTTGAATTACCGCAGTGGCCCACCCTGTCAATGGTATGACCATGGATTTCTCAACGGAGCTTGTGGTTCGGCAAACTGGTACAAACCGCATATCCAGACATTTTGGCGCTACACCCGTGGAACCGCCTGCGCGAATTCGATTTCCTTGGGAAATGTTGCGCCGGGATTCACCGCATTGACGCATTTTAACTCCAATGAGTGCTACACCAACAACTTCGCCTCCTCGCCGGGAAATGATGTTTTTTATGCCATCAACGTTACGCAGCCTACCGGTTTGACAATTTCGCTTTGCGGTGGCGCTACTTGGGACTCCTACCTCTATCTGCTGAACAGCGCATGTACAACCGTGACGAGTGACGACAACGGCTGCGGAATCAATGCGAGCGTGATCAACTACGGAATTTGTCAGCCGGGTATCTATTATATCGTGGTCGATGGCGCGACGGCGCTGGCGCAGGGAACGTTTACACTTACAGTTTCCGAAAATCCAACGTTGGTACCAACTGCAAATGCAGGTCCTGACCGAACGATTTGTTCTGGACAGAGTACTGCCATAGGCGATTTGATTCCGGTTTCCGGTGGCTTGGGTCCCTACAGCTACAGCTGGACACCCACCACAAACCTTAGCAATCCATTGATTGCCAATCCAATTGCTTCGCCAACCGCCACCACTACCTACACTTTGCAAGTGACCGACAGCCGCGGCTGCGTGGACACCGACGCGATGACGGTTACGGTAAGTTCTGGTCCGACACCAAGTTTGGGGGTCAATCAAACCGTTTGTCCGAGTTCGCCGGTGACATTGAATGCGGGCGCGGGTTATGCGCAGTATTTCTGGAGTACAGGCCAATCGGCGGTTCAAACGATCAATGTGACCAATCCTGGCAGTTACAGTGTGACCGTGTTTGACGTGGCGGGCTGCATCGGGCGTGATACGGTTGTGATCAACAATTTTGTGCCTTCGGTGGTCAATCTCGGGCCTGACAGATCCATCTGCTCCGGTTCATCCACAGCATTGAATTCGCCTGCAGGTATGACCTCCTATACGTGGAGCACCGGCACGACGGGCGTGAACACGATCATTGTCTCGGCCGCAGGGACTTATTCCGTGATTGTCGTTGATCCGAATGGCTGTACCGTGCGGGATACCGTTGTAATCGGTGTCGATCCCCTTCCGGTGGTGAACTTGGGTGCCAACTTCGACATCTGTACGGCAACGCAGACGACTTTGAATGCCGGAACAGGCTTCGTGAACTATGCCTGGAGCAATGGCGCGACCTCTTCCACGGTCAATGTCGGCGCTGGAACCTACTCTGTCACCGTCACTGACATCAACGGCTGCCAAAATTCGGATGCGATTACGATCGGAACCTTCACGCCGCCAGCGGTCAATCTCGGCGCCAATTACGACTTTTGCCAAGGTACCACGACGACATTGACCGGTCCCAACGGCCTTTCCAGTTATCAATGGAATACCGGGGCGACCACACAATCGATTTCGCCAACCTTTCCGGGCGTCTATTCCCTCACTGTAACGGATGGGAATGGCTGCGAAGGGATCGATACAATCAATTTGGGCTGGTATTTCGCGCCTTTGGTGAATTTGGGACCTGATATCAACGTCTGCACAGGAGGTCCGGGCGTCACGGTTTCGGCGACCGCAGGCTTTGCCAACTACCTTTGGAGCACAGGTGCCACGACACAAAGTATCAACGTGACCGCGGGCGGGACCTATTCTGTAATTGCATCGGATGCGAATGGCTGCCAAGCTTTTGATACGATTCTGGCGACGCTGGTGCCCGCCGTGAGCATTTCATTGGCCAATCTAGATCTATGTCCTGGCGAACCGGCATTGCTCGATGCCGGAGCCGGATTCGTGAGCTACCTTTGGAGCAATGGCAGTATCAGTCAGTTCATTCAACCAACTACCGCCGGGACTTACTCCGTGAGCGTGACCGATGCCAATGGCTGCGATGGTACAGCAAGCGCAACGCTGAACTTTTTTGCCGCCCCGACCGTCTCGGCAGGTCCGGCAATTCAGGACTTTTGCCTGGGAGATACCTTGCTGCTTACGGCTTCCGGGGCATTTCCGAGCTATACTTGGTCGAATGGAAGCTTGGGAGCAATGCTGAATGTGACCGCTGCAGGAGATTACAGCGTGACTGTTTCCGATGCCAACGGCTGCGAAGCCTCCGATACGGTAACAGTGAATGCATTTCCAGTCCCAACGGTCTTCTTAGGCGCTGACACGGCACTCTGCGACGGCGGTAGCCTGACATTGGATGCAGGTGCCGGTTTCGGTTCCTACCTTTGGAGCAATGCTGCAATTACGCAGACAATCACAACCTCCGCTACGGGAAATTTTGGAGTGACGGTCACAGACGGAAACGGTTGTGAAGGTGCTGACGAAATTGCCATCTCAATCAGTGCGCCCGTTGTGGTCAACCTTGGTGCAGACACGATTCCGCTTTGCCAGAATGGCGAATTGCTTCTCGATGCTGGACCAGGATTGCAGACTTATCTCTGGAGCAACGGCCAAAGCATTGATCAGTATCTCGTTGTGACCGATTCGGGGCAATATTCAGTCACCGTCACGAATGCAGCAGGTTGCACGGGCAACGATGGCATCGTCGTGACTTTGGTCCCGCTTCCGCCCTTCGAAGTGGAAAGCGTGATCGTCTGCCCCGGCGAAACTGCGACACTGGATGCCGGTTCCGGATTTACCTCCTATGCTTGGAGTACCGGAGCCAACACACAGACGATCAATGTCAGCAATCCTGGCAATTACACTGTGAGTGTAACCTTTGCCAACTGCGAACTCGTGGACGAAGTGGATCTCAGCGACGAATGCAACAGCACGATTGACATCCCCAACGTCTTTTCCCCTAATGGCGACGGCATCAACGACATTTTCCAATTGCGCGGTCAGAACATCGAGTCCGTGGACTTCTGGATCACCGACCGCTGGGGCAAAATGATGTTTGTCGGCAATTCGCTTACCGCCACTTGGGATGGAAAACTGAATGGGAATGACGTGCCCGACGGCGTTTACTTCATCGGATTGCACTACAAGTACGTCGATGAAATCAACTTCCACGACGACGGTATGTCGCTGACGGTGTTGCGATAA
- a CDS encoding glycosyltransferase family 1 protein has product MKIAICTVGSTGDIQPYLALAVSLREAGHSLKIVSHPFHQQRFEQFGFEFAPCGPIVTQQELNEMLDKMLAMRNPLKQLELLMLEAFFADGESYFHSAKAALMGCDLAICHMVDFLGSEAAAQLGIPRIGGILAPAGIPTAFGAPPHLPNLGKWLNPLWWKAMAKVLQSIDRKAASFLTRVGGPSIKPKMYHVLAPELNLLACSPTLGPTFSDLPAKIEVMGPWILKENAFTPKNDLKQFLENHPKPVIVSFGSMGGTKGPELTGTVLAALKLSGHPAVIQSGYSGLFAAEAPENVFFADFVPHEWLFARAGAVVHHAGAGTTTAVARAGVPHVPVVFIADQPYFAANLRRLGISTKMLWYHRMRPENLAKRLDEAMHSKEMQEKAKSLQPTILAEEGNARSVARIEKFMRDLKL; this is encoded by the coding sequence ATGAAAATTGCGATTTGCACGGTTGGCAGTACGGGCGACATTCAGCCCTATCTCGCACTTGCAGTGAGCCTCCGCGAGGCCGGTCATTCGCTGAAAATTGTGAGCCATCCCTTTCATCAGCAACGCTTTGAGCAATTCGGCTTCGAATTTGCCCCTTGCGGCCCGATCGTAACACAACAGGAGCTCAACGAGATGCTCGACAAGATGCTTGCGATGCGCAATCCGCTGAAACAACTGGAATTGCTCATGCTCGAGGCCTTTTTTGCAGACGGCGAAAGCTATTTTCATTCGGCGAAGGCAGCTTTGATGGGTTGCGACCTCGCCATTTGCCACATGGTGGACTTTTTGGGAAGCGAAGCTGCCGCACAGCTTGGCATTCCCCGCATCGGCGGGATTCTTGCGCCTGCCGGCATTCCCACGGCATTTGGGGCACCGCCGCATTTGCCCAATCTCGGAAAATGGCTGAATCCACTTTGGTGGAAGGCCATGGCCAAAGTCCTTCAAAGCATCGACCGGAAGGCTGCCAGTTTTCTGACACGCGTCGGCGGACCCTCCATCAAGCCGAAAATGTACCACGTGCTTGCCCCCGAGCTCAACCTGCTTGCCTGTTCCCCTACCCTAGGTCCCACTTTCAGTGACCTTCCAGCAAAGATTGAGGTAATGGGACCTTGGATATTGAAGGAGAATGCATTCACCCCGAAAAATGATTTAAAACAGTTTCTCGAAAACCATCCCAAACCCGTCATTGTGAGCTTTGGTTCGATGGGCGGAACGAAAGGGCCGGAATTGACCGGAACGGTATTGGCGGCGTTGAAGCTCAGTGGTCATCCAGCTGTGATCCAAAGCGGGTACAGTGGCTTGTTTGCGGCTGAGGCTCCCGAAAATGTCTTTTTTGCGGATTTCGTGCCGCATGAATGGCTCTTCGCACGCGCGGGCGCGGTGGTGCATCACGCGGGTGCGGGCACAACCACGGCCGTCGCCCGCGCAGGTGTTCCCCACGTGCCCGTGGTGTTTATCGCGGATCAGCCCTATTTCGCCGCGAACCTTCGCCGGCTGGGCATCAGCACCAAGATGCTTTGGTACCATCGGATGCGCCCGGAAAACCTTGCAAAACGGCTCGATGAGGCGATGCATTCGAAGGAAATGCAAGAAAAAGCCAAAAGCCTGCAACCCACGATCCTCGCGGAGGAAGGCAATGCACGTTCGGTCGCGCGAATCGAAAAATTCATGCGAGATTTGAAGCTATGA